Proteins found in one Candidatus Thorarchaeota archaeon genomic segment:
- a CDS encoding PAS domain S-box protein, whose translation MKILLVDDEANLLDMTKTFLEKEDARFNIDSTTSGESALHLLGENDYDVVVSDYAMPEMDGLELLEELRKETDIPFILFTGRGREEVAMQALNLGADRYLQKGHDVRVAYGMLADAIIQEAEHYKSENKRRRAEQRYKLIAKHIPNGIVHILDQNLQFVFSAGEMLDEMGLSNEQLIDKTVSEVLPEDTAKIVESHYQRALKGEPVTFEGNYAGKHFLLNVIPLEEDTGEMEGILVLAVDITERKKMEEERERLIGELRTINRTIVAASRTDGVNKICQLIAETVHELNKDSVVATTLYDRETERVTLRALVAPGKIRNKILNLFGDAVTQMSLDPNEMGEASHLYTTGKLERIPGGIYTLMAGTVSRTTCKVAERVLGIDSAYSIGFALGDKPYGGITILPPKGEKVRHKSAIETLASHVSEILQRRQTEEELRRSEAIHRAIFENTGAATAFLDEDMTISLMNSKCEELSGYSKEEIEGKVKWTKFVREEDLDRMKRYHKLRRKDSELVPNRYEFQFVTKSGEVKLVDLLISMIPGTKKSIASLVDITEYKDAQKEIENLNSLLMAIRNINQVIVQESDFKIMFQKICEFLMETRGYLGCSIAFCEEDDNHVRPLASTGMLRKSKEWAITPEGEGTAPDCVRRTLSTSEMQVIENTVACTDCSYIYGEGEWHRNILVPMISDEKPVGLLRVVVSRQVPLKEQEKNLLQEVAGDILFAREKHEAELRLRQSERRARSIMEASLDAIALLDKYGRVLDCNTRYAARLGKKPDEIIGNTTWKLYRDVSTKRREALESVFKTGESYHGEDVREGKNGEPVWNEYVISPIQDESGNIPYVCLYARDITKRKKAELQLKASEHEKEIILDSSPGLILFQDLDHKVIWANKVAAESLDMEPKNITGERCHELWANREMPCKECPVERALQMGKPCSGEMKTPDGRWWLITGNPVENEEGRTIGAVEITLDITARKHAERRTDFLLSLLRHDVLNRIQAVQGFLDLLGHTNLTEGQADIVEKAWAGTKEQIDIIERVRLLREVEEEEETEPVAIKSVVQSVTEQKNLRPFGAGFSIETVLPEEELEVQGGKLLKPLFTNLIENSLEHSEGNKIRISVKSTDTDAVISVEDDGKGIPKKVQKEINQTYFDDEETETSSLGLYLVKEIAEAYDGRIEIGDSELGGARVDVHLQKRE comes from the coding sequence CAGAAATGGATGGACTAGAGCTGCTAGAAGAGCTGAGGAAGGAAACGGACATACCGTTTATTCTATTCACCGGAAGAGGACGTGAAGAGGTTGCCATGCAAGCTCTAAATCTTGGAGCAGACAGGTATCTTCAGAAAGGTCATGATGTACGCGTGGCATACGGAATGCTGGCAGACGCAATCATTCAGGAAGCAGAACACTACAAATCGGAGAATAAGCGGAGGAGAGCTGAACAGAGGTATAAACTCATTGCCAAGCATATCCCAAACGGAATTGTGCACATATTGGATCAAAACCTGCAATTTGTGTTTAGTGCGGGGGAAATGCTGGATGAAATGGGTCTTTCAAATGAACAATTAATTGACAAGACTGTTTCAGAAGTGCTTCCGGAAGATACAGCAAAAATAGTTGAAAGCCATTATCAGAGAGCGTTGAAGGGAGAGCCAGTCACCTTCGAGGGAAATTATGCGGGAAAACATTTCCTGCTTAATGTTATTCCTCTTGAAGAAGATACGGGCGAGATGGAAGGTATTCTAGTTTTAGCAGTAGATATCACTGAGCGTAAGAAGATGGAGGAGGAAAGGGAACGGCTTATTGGCGAGCTGCGCACCATTAACAGAACTATCGTAGCCGCTAGCCGCACAGATGGTGTAAACAAAATATGCCAATTGATAGCAGAAACCGTGCACGAGCTTAACAAAGATAGTGTTGTTGCTACAACTCTTTATGACCGGGAAACGGAGAGGGTTACTCTACGAGCCCTCGTAGCTCCAGGAAAGATACGTAATAAGATTTTGAATCTATTTGGAGATGCAGTAACTCAGATGTCTCTGGACCCCAATGAGATGGGAGAAGCCTCACATCTCTATACGACAGGGAAATTGGAACGAATACCTGGAGGTATTTACACACTTATGGCAGGCACAGTTTCTCGAACTACCTGTAAAGTCGCCGAGAGAGTGCTGGGCATTGATTCTGCATATTCAATCGGCTTTGCACTAGGAGATAAGCCGTATGGAGGAATAACTATCCTTCCACCAAAAGGCGAAAAGGTTCGACATAAGTCCGCAATTGAAACTCTCGCCAGTCATGTCTCCGAGATTCTTCAGCGAAGACAGACCGAAGAAGAACTGAGACGAAGTGAGGCTATCCATAGGGCCATATTCGAGAATACGGGAGCCGCAACAGCCTTTCTGGACGAAGACATGACAATCTCACTGATGAACTCAAAGTGCGAAGAATTGAGTGGGTACTCGAAGGAAGAAATAGAGGGCAAAGTGAAATGGACGAAATTCGTACGAGAAGAAGACCTCGATAGAATGAAGCGATATCATAAGCTGAGAAGAAAAGATTCTGAATTGGTTCCTAACAGGTACGAGTTTCAGTTTGTCACGAAAAGCGGCGAAGTAAAACTTGTTGATTTGCTCATATCAATGATTCCTGGAACCAAAAAGAGCATCGCATCACTAGTTGATATAACGGAATACAAAGATGCTCAGAAGGAGATTGAGAATCTCAACTCATTGCTAATGGCAATTAGAAACATTAACCAAGTCATTGTACAGGAATCAGACTTCAAAATCATGTTTCAGAAGATATGTGAGTTCCTTATGGAAACACGAGGATACCTTGGTTGTTCTATTGCCTTTTGTGAAGAAGATGACAATCATGTCCGTCCACTTGCCAGTACAGGGATGCTTCGGAAAAGCAAAGAGTGGGCCATAACACCCGAAGGTGAAGGTACAGCTCCGGACTGCGTGAGGCGTACTCTTTCGACATCCGAAATGCAAGTTATTGAAAACACAGTGGCATGCACAGATTGTTCATATATCTATGGCGAAGGAGAATGGCATAGAAATATCCTGGTTCCAATGATATCAGATGAAAAACCAGTAGGCCTTCTTCGTGTAGTTGTAAGCAGACAGGTTCCGTTGAAGGAACAAGAGAAGAACCTATTACAAGAAGTGGCAGGCGATATCCTCTTCGCAAGAGAAAAGCATGAAGCTGAGCTTAGGCTCAGACAAAGCGAGAGAAGAGCTCGGAGTATCATGGAGGCATCACTGGATGCTATTGCTCTCCTTGACAAGTATGGTCGGGTACTTGATTGTAATACTCGATACGCAGCGCGTTTGGGTAAAAAGCCAGATGAAATCATTGGAAATACAACTTGGAAGCTCTATCGCGATGTTAGCACTAAGAGAAGAGAAGCCTTAGAGAGCGTATTTAAGACTGGGGAGTCATATCACGGGGAAGATGTAAGAGAAGGAAAAAATGGAGAGCCAGTATGGAATGAATACGTCATATCGCCAATCCAAGATGAATCTGGAAACATTCCGTATGTTTGTCTATATGCAAGAGACATAACCAAACGAAAGAAAGCTGAGCTCCAGCTGAAAGCGTCAGAGCATGAAAAAGAGATAATTCTTGACAGTTCTCCAGGGCTTATCCTGTTTCAAGATTTGGACCACAAAGTAATCTGGGCCAATAAGGTTGCAGCTGAATCCCTAGATATGGAGCCTAAGAATATCACGGGAGAGAGATGTCACGAATTATGGGCGAATAGAGAGATGCCCTGCAAGGAATGTCCCGTTGAAAGGGCACTACAAATGGGTAAGCCTTGTTCTGGGGAAATGAAGACACCAGATGGTAGGTGGTGGCTGATTACAGGTAACCCAGTAGAAAACGAAGAAGGCAGGACGATAGGAGCCGTGGAAATAACACTAGACATTACAGCTAGAAAACATGCTGAAAGACGCACAGATTTCTTGCTTTCTCTTCTCAGGCATGATGTACTGAATAGAATTCAGGCGGTTCAAGGATTCTTAGATCTCCTAGGGCATACTAACTTGACCGAGGGGCAAGCAGATATCGTTGAAAAGGCATGGGCAGGCACGAAAGAGCAAATAGACATAATCGAGCGAGTCCGTTTGCTACGAGAAGTTGAAGAGGAGGAAGAAACGGAGCCTGTTGCTATCAAATCCGTCGTGCAATCTGTGACAGAACAGAAGAACCTCCGGCCTTTTGGAGCTGGGTTCTCCATAGAGACCGTCCTACCCGAAGAGGAATTGGAAGTTCAGGGGGGGAAATTGCTGAAGCCTCTTTTCACCAACCTGATAGAGAACTCACTGGAACATTCCGAAGGAAACAAAATCAGAATATCGGTTAAATCAACAGATACTGATGCAGTGATATCAGTTGAAGACGATGGCAAGGGAATTCCAAAGAAGGTACAGAAAGAAATCAACCAAACCTACTTTGATGACGAGGAAACTGAAACATCTAGCTTAGGGCTATATCTCGTGAAAGAGATAGCTGAAGCCTATGATGGAAGAATCGAAATCGGAGATTCTGAATTGGGTGGAGCACGGGTTGATGTTCATCTTCAAAAAAGGGAATAA